DNA sequence from the Manihot esculenta cultivar AM560-2 chromosome 11, M.esculenta_v8, whole genome shotgun sequence genome:
AAAGAAAGCTATGAGATGAGAAACGATTACCATTAAATCCAAACACAAAAAACAAATTCATGAGCAGAGTTCCCAATTTGCAGATtaaaaaaagcaaaagagaTGAAACCCAGAAAATGAAAATGACcagaaagagaaatagaaacgaTTTGCATGGCTGTGAAAAGGAGCAAAAAGGCAGAGATGAACCTCAGTTGCAAGAAACGGAAATAAAGGAGCAGACTTTTGTGAAGTACTCTGAAATGCTCTCTTTCCGAGTCTTTTAAGGTGGCTACCATCTGATATCTCTCTGGAAAATCTAACACGTATGCCTTTTCAGTTTGCTAGTAAACGAAAGCTGAATTATGAATAACTAAATTATACTTTACTCCATctgatttaatataattaatgaattaaagcTTAAATTCTTCTGCTCCATTTATTTTTAaggttaaaatatataaattatacttaaatctttaaattttagtataattaataaattaatttttatatttttaaaattataaacttaaatttttttataattaatctgtttttttttataatttttttataataaataaaaattatggaatgaaaagaataattattttatataaatataagatatatactaaattttaataaaaatatgagaTTAATTTGTAGGATATATAAGTACTCAtatgtaaatatataaattaaatttaaaaatatagaaataaattataattaaaaggctattaaataattttttcagaattttaaaaattttactaaagtCATTTAAGtcctaattaaataaaataatttatttggcCCCTTAAACCTTTAAAAAATAGccactaaaatttttttaataaataaatttaatttttaaatattaatatttaatttataaatatacttatttatatttatatcgttaacaaataaaaataataatcatgaaatatataaaatatcatagaaatttataaatatttaaatttaaaatgattacaaaatataaaaaaataatttcacttaaaaaatttcaaattaccctttatttttcatttaattaaacaccaatttaaacattaatatttcatttaaaaatttataaatattattaaaatatgtacgtattattataattatggataatattatatatacaaGATAAATAATACAAACCATAGaaatatattgaaaaattaatttataaaaaattaattaatattttcttaataaagcttaatttaaaaattataaaaatataagaattgctaaaagtcatttaaaattaataaaaaattataaaatattttctcaatTAATTTACAACATTATTTATAtctcatatttatataaaaaaattacatttaaaaactttgaatatatttattatttttattatttttataatagttatatttttttaaagacgtattaaaatttttaaagaattttctagtttgatttttagttaataaaaaaataaaataaaagatataaattGTTTATAACTTTGATTGATATAAaggatttttcaatttattgttaattgaattttttttaaacttttaaataatattttatttatttcataaattttataaaattattctgctcatttataacaatataaattaatataaattatttataaattaaattattaaatataatattaaaattatttatttaagatCTTAAATGACTATCATaatatttaaatgatttttgataaaattttcaaagaatttaaaaagatattttgcctaaataaaatattaaattaaatttaaaaatattaaggctaaattatatatttggaTGGActttaacaataaaatataaatattatattatttgaatttaaatattattttaatatttattaatgataTTAGAGGAACAACCTAtcctatttttaaaatatcaaattatttacataaatttcatattatttaGAGAGTACAGAAAGATATTATAtagtttcattaattttttatttcacagATCTAACTGCCATACGGGTGAACATTTGATccgttcaatttaaaattaaatcgaaccgaataaattgaaaattaaaattttagtatttatgaaaactgaacctaatcgattttagtcagaaaccgaatcgaatcaaaccggtctgattcaatttgattcaattcggtttgatcggttttgatttttaataaattttttattttttaaactttatttttaatatttaaaatttaattaaaatattttaattttcatatgatttaatttattcatattattaaaaataacatattattatcactaatcggttggattcaatttttttgattttttctgatcaaaaccgaatcaaaccaaaataaccgaaatttttgaaattaaaaaccaaaccgaatcgaattcaataaaaaattgaactgaatttttaaattaattcaattcggtcaattttttgatttgaaccgaataatgCTCATAAGTCTTCGCGTAAATTACAATTCACAAGTCACATTACTTCCTATTCCAAAACAATATAAGAACCAACACATTCCCTCaccaatataattataatagaacttaaaataattttgttaaatttatgaCAAGTCACATTAGGGATGAgcataatcaaaattttagtgtttataaaaatcaaaccgaaccgattttgatcagaaatcgaagcgaaccgaaccgatttgattcggttcgattcggtttgatcggtttcgatttttaataatttttttattttttttgcattttatttttagtattttaaaatttaattaaaatattttaatcttaatatgatttaatttctctatattattatcactaatcgattcggtttgatttttttaattttttctgatcaaaaccgaaccaaaccgaaaaatataaaaaaaccaaactaaaattttaaatccatttggttcggtcaattttttcgatttgaaccgaatactgctcacccctaaatcATGATTACTTTCTATTCCAAAACAAGATAGGAATCAACACATTCCCTCtcactataattataattataatagaacttaaaatatttatagaaaatttaatattaatgaaaaattttaatactatattaaatttaaagtatatctaatttatttaaaaattaattcaaaaaagaAGTATTCAAAACCTTTATAAGAGACAAATTATCTATATTTCAACTCGATATAAAATTCAacgagataaataaataattaataatttttaataaatactaCATCCATATCTTtgtctatttttctttaatcatttttaaaattattatctatttttcttatttagattatagtaatatataaattgattattataattttattttatttttaatagattttttaaaatattttttaatatttaataaaatttaatatatttaagagtaatataattaaaaattaataaaatatattataatttttaatatatataaataaaaataaagtaaataaaaattatagaatgaaaGGAATATTTAAGAAAACCGTTTCTATTTCCATTTTCAGTGTCCATTTATTTAAGAACGccatttaaaatgatttttattttagtaacacattattttaatttaacatttCTTTCATAAATAAATGTTTTTTCCACATTATTTTAACAATAAATCCTTTTTGcccttttcatttaattttgatttagacTAAAATTTAATGTCCTATAAATTCCGTTAAATAAAAGTaagtgattattttatttataattcaaaaaacattttaaatatttgtataaaaaattaaatcttattaaatatttaaaataaaaattataatagtaaaatttaaattagttataTCACCAATACTTATTATGTAAATATTCtcatttactattttttattttctaaatattattaattgtattttaatttttcataaaataataaattaaaaaaatttagaacacaaccactaaaataaaatattattagtaatAAGTTAAATAGTTTAAAGTCCTCAATAAATGAATAATCTgtacttattttttataaatttaattatttaatagattATTGATTTAGCTTTTAAGTATgcaataatatttttcaaaataaatttcaataatataatctCAAATAAGCACCTCAATTTCATTGTTCaacttctttaaaattttaagaaaattatacatttaaaaattaacgaTGAGTTAAAATAACTCCAtctttagtttttaaatattttattaattttatatttataaaattttaaattatttttattttttaaataaattaactttttaatagctagttaaatttaatatataattttaaattattttcctttATTCATCACATTACTTTCcccttttcttttatatatgtaGAGATATTGATGTAACAAAACTATTTATGAATTAATATACAGTTTCACCCgtaaaataagaaatttaacTACTATCGTTTCAGTTCTTTATCAAAATTCGTTCTCTCTCCAACAGGCAAAACTTCACCAAAACTTTCTATTAGATAACATAATGATTTTTGTTATATCTATAATTGCAGGATTCCTTATCTACTAGCCGCTAACAatgaaatttctaaaaaatttgacaaaaactctattttcttatagtataaaaaattaataaacacaGAAATCAAGGTAGACATTTTTACACGATTATCTTAAGTTCTAACTCATTCATTACAATTGCCATTTTCTCTAATTTATTGACTTAAGCGTCGGAATGACTATTTTAAACATTAACCACATTATTTTTGTATTGCATATTAatcaatcatatcataattTCATTTCAGTCACATGAAAtattattacaaaataatttatataataactaTGTAATACATATTCGATAATATTAGTTATTACAACAGTCGGtagttatttgataatttaCGTTTTTTTAGTCACTAaatattactattttaatttagtaaaaaaacataaaatattatttttaaaattactggaaaaaaatcataatagctaaataaaaatatttaaaagaaaattaaatcaaaGAATAATGATGAAAAGTTGATAAGTTTTGATTTCGCtctcaataataataaatacaaaataagTTATATAAGCAAACATTAACCCTTTATTTGAAGTGCATGTCTTacatggaaaaaaaataaagtctattaataaaattaaatacataaaagaattttcttatttggaataaatttgaaaataataaaattcaattgaatttatttatttaaataaactaataataaattcaaatttatttattttatttattattcttgTTATTTCTAAACCaaacataaattaattattttataaataacaattatttttatcacattgaaaatattttttaaacactattattaatatttttcataatatgtaaatttaaactatacataaattttttaccattaaaaatataaattaatatggacactatttttaaaaaaaattaacaaaataatataataaaattcttaatatcaattataaatgtattaaatattaatatataatattaaattaaattctaaaagaggcaattattaattaagaaaatataacaaatttaaattaaaataaacaaaaaaataaagaataaaagtaaagaaatAATTAAGTAACATTTGATATAAATAGctttaaataaatttgttttTTCAGAAACTTAACACTTTTATTGAAATTTacttttaacttaaaataaattctcacaataattcaaaaaaactaaatttttatatttttaattttatcaaaaattttaaaaaaatatattttttaaattctcttataatttatcatttcaAATAAAGGTTAAAGAGATTATATCGGTAAAGGGTGAAATTGGCATACAATTTTTacctttataaattaattaaataattaatgttgactaaataaatttgaaaaagtaaaaattttatacCGAAGGATCTTATTTATACGAGGAGTATTACAGTTCTTATAATTATAGCGGTTGACGATCACAATATATTacgtataaaatttatataaaatatatcataaaaaattatatatataaataaaattattaggaaaaaaatataaattaaataaaattttaaatttctccTTAATTCCTCCataaaattctaaataaaattaatttctatattattgaaaataatatatattattatcaataatatattattatcattaatcaattcatttttatttttttatttcaatttttttatcaaaattaaatcgaattgaaataattaaaatttttaaaatttaaaattaaatcgaattaaaataaataaaaaataaaatttaatttttaaattaatttaattcgatcgatttttttagtttaaactgAATACTATTCATTCTacctttattttatattatttcatttCAATCGtatagattaaaattaataataaaattttcaatgcattcatttaaattaaaaagaaatggaTTGAAGATACATGATAGAATAGCAAAAACAACATTTGCATACAACAAAtcactatataattttaaaagatcaACTATCccattttttttcctctttattttataaaaaataatttaaattaaaaaaattcattcattttaaataaaaataattattaataaattaaattaaatttttacaaaattttattgagacagcaataataaaaattaaacgtTCAAGCAAGGATAGTAGGCTTGTAGCGATTATTTTgtttgtataattttaaatttgaaattatacCTTAATTTATATAGTTAAATCTTATAACCatgttatataattaaaaatatcaaattaaattattataaataatgtgATTGAAAATGAGTCGAATATAATCGttaatctattaaaaaaatatgtgaGGTGACTTAGAAATAAAAGTGTatattaaattttgtatatattttatttttatattatactaaAATAAGATTAGttaataacatttaaaaaaaaccgATTAATGCTAATACTAACTGGTTGATAAGAAATTTCGTAATTTTGGATGTAATGAAATCTATTATATAATACCCTTTTAGTGATAAATAGATGTCTCAGTGATTCATTTAGAGAGAATAAACCTTCTATTATTTTGAATATCGATCATTCAACTTATCAGATGTTAAGTGATCAAATGTTACATGTGATATGATCGTATAGTAACGAtgcataaaatattttgaataattattatatcatatcaATAACAgtgaataaaatgaaaaaaaaaatattttaacaagaCAAAGGATGTTGTATTCTTGCATTATTATTATTCCTAAGAAAGGAAAATATgttactatatatataaatgcaaTATTTTATAGTAAGTAAAACACAATTGTATATAGTGCAAAGTCTATATTTGATCAAATTCTATTATTATCCCCTATGAGTTGAATTCTTAGAAATTAAATGCCAAATCGGCCAAATTAATTCTCACACATATAGTAGGTTAAAGATTAtgcaaatataataaattattgaaatatattcaatttaaaataaatatatatatagaataaagattatcaaagtaaaaaaaagtaaataattgaCATTTTAGTAAATTCTTTTATACAAAATgagtaatttatatatatatatatatattatatgtttttaattttttatgaaattaattaatttaaatattatgaaaaaaaatgaaatgattGAATCCAATTAAAAGAGTGTAAGGACTTATTAATATAACCTCTGAAGGATCAAGGAtctatttgtaattttttaaaaaagaaaatatttgttCACATTGCCCTCTTccgcatctctctctctctctttccctctccctttcttttccttcttcctctttctcCGGCCAAGAGAGCTCCGGCCGACCATCCATTATCCTATTCGCAGCTTCGGAGGCCCTTAGCAAATATCCTCTCGCCGGACAGCAGCAAGATCAGGGCAACAAGACGCGATTCCGGCAAGGATTGCGAAACAGCGCAGCGGCATTTTTCGCCATTTTCTGGAGATTCCGTCCACCTCAGCCATCGAGTTTGGGCTCTACTGATTCCCCTCGGTCCAAAATTCGATTCAAGACCAACCTTGCGATATTCCGCTTCCCGGTCTGCGCTTACTGAGCATCGAAAATTTTTAGGCCTAGACATTTCCGTTCAGATCTAGGTCAAAACGGCATTAACTCGAACTATTCAAAACTACCTTTGGACTCCTCGCTTCGAAAGCTTCGATTAGAGAGCAATTTTAGAATTTGTCGACGCCGAAAAAGTTTCGGACGGTGAGTTTTCGGTCTTCTTTAACGTGAGGATCTTTTATAATTATCATACACAATTTACGTTTGCTTGTATAGAGAATTGGAATGACTATGGGCTTTGTTGTTATTTTGGAAAAAAACAGTTGGAATCAAAAAGTTATCATTGAGAATTGAAACGATGTCTATTGATCCTACTGCACCAATGACTTACATGGATGAGGATGCTTCTTCGGGCTCTGGAGATGATGGGAACATGTTGGATGGACAAAACAAGCTTCAGTCGGGAACACCCTCTAATTCTGGTCGTCGCAAGAGGAGTCGTAAGGCTACTGGTGATGCTATTGTGGACGCTATGCTTGAAATTGCAGCTGCTTCCAAAATGAGGGCCGCTGCCATAATGAAGAATGAGGACCGCTTTTCCATAAGTAAATGCATTAAAGTCTTGGATGAGATGCAAGGTGTTGATCAACGGATTTATttttttgccttggatttatttGAGAACCCCAATTGCAGAGAGATATTTATATCTCTCAAGAATGAGAAACGATTACCATGGCTGCAGGGAAAGTGCAGTGCTTCCTCTAGATGAATAGGTTAAGAATCAAGAGAGATGTGTTAGTTGTGTAGTTCATATTATGGTATGGTTTAGCACACTTGAGGTATTCATAAATTTTGTAACTAGTTTTACTTTAGGATCGGTGGCTGTTTCATCAATTTTGTGATCTCAAATGATTACAGTTCACTGTAACTTCccttttttgttttgctctccCTAGCACCTTGGTCCAAAGAGACTGATGCTAACTTTTGTTTGCGATAGAAATGCATTCAAGTGATTTTTCTATGTTTAACTACTTGCTTTTTGTGTTATATATTCTGCATTTTAATTCCATTTCTACAGATACTTCAACTAGCATGGACAACTTTGACTTAGAATTGGACGAGATGGAATTAGTTGCAGCAGCCGCAGGCTACTACTATTATAATAGTATAAACAGGCAGCCTCGTTGCAGTTCCTCACCAAGTGGAAGTGGCTTCATGACTGAAGTGCTGGAAGGCCATGATGATTTATGTCGGGAAATGTTTCGGATGGATAAACATGTTTTTCACAAGTTATGTAATGATCTTCGGCAGAGAGGCATGTTACGTGATACTGCTGGTGTTATGATAGAGGAACAGCTGGGAATTTTCTTAAACATCATTGGTCATAATGAGCGTAACAGAGTAATCCAAGAGAGGTTTCAACATTCAGGTGAAACCATAAGCAGGCATTTCAATAATGTGTTGAAGGCAATCAAGTCACTTTCACGTGAATTCCTGCAACAACCTCCTCTTGCAACTCCTTCAGAAATTCTCTGTAGCAGTCGGTTTTATCCATATTTTAAGGTTTAAGCCTTGAAACCTAGTCTTGCTTACACACATCATACACACACAAATATATATGATGCTTACTTTATTACTTTTCAAACAGGATTGCATTGGAGTCATAGATGGCATGCACATCCCTGCACATGTGCCAGCCAAAGACCAATCTCGATTTCGTAATAGGAAAGGGGTTTTATCTCAAAATGTTTTGGCAGCATGCACATTTGACTTGCAGTTTATATTCATTTATCCAGGTTGGGAAGGCTCTGCTGCAGATTCACGTGTATTAAGGGCAGTCCTTGATGATCCAGATCAGAATTTCCCACATATACCTGAAGGTTGTACTCTATCAATTTGTTTATTTATCTAGTTTTGATGCATTCCTCTATGTCTATGAATATGATAAGTTTGTCTGCATGATAAGGCTACTTCCATGGCATGGAAGGCTCCTTCCACACCATGGTGATGGACAACTTTTCTGATAAATTTGCAGTAAAATGACTTCTATATCTTGTCTAGTTGTGATGCAGGAAGCCTGCAGGTCATAGAATTAATATTGAAATTTGAGGTTTGCGACTGCTAAAATGAACATGAATTTTGGCGGAGCATTAAGGTTTGTGAAAGGATGGAATTGAGACGCAAGTTCAAATGAGGGAGGATTTGCGGGTTGTGAACAATAGAATTAAAGGTTTAGGCCACAGTTTAAGGGTAGTATGGTTATGTTAGTTTAAGTGAAACGATTTCTCCTATTTTCCTATATATACCCCTAAGAAAATGTGTTGATTGGAATAATCAAGTCAAATAAAGTAGGTATGttcattataatatatatataactccCTTTGGAACTTGTTCTTTTGGCAGTCAATTACAGCATAAGAGAGCAAATTCTTCATGGAGATTTCTCatatttttgtgaaattatGGAGGAAAaaccagttttttttttttttttgttttttcagaTTTAATAATTGTAGTGTTGGATTCTACTATCTTGGAAACTTAAGCAACACTAATTACATAGATGGATATTTATATAGGGGTACTAAAGGGAAGTTAAAAAGAGCATCTCTAAAAGCAGAAATGGAACAATAATTTTGGGACATAAAAAGGTAAGATGGACTGTTATTTTAAGATGAGGGGAGCATATTTAACTAGACACGTAGGTAAAAATTCTAAAAGAACTATACAGTACTCTATAGTTGTCCAAATCAACTTTACATTAAAACTGAAACATAATCCTATACTTGTTGAGTATTTGACTGTGAATTTCTCTAATTCCTTTGTTGCACCAAGTTGTTAGAATGATTTATTACCTATCTCATTTCCTTAATTTTTCTGTCAGGAAAATATTATCTAGTTGATACAGGGTACTCAAATGTGGAAGGATTTATCGCTCCATATCTAGGAGTTCGTTATCACCTTCATGAATTTAGAGGTGCCAATCAGTTGCCTAGAAATGCAAGAGAATTATTCAATCACCGACATTCATCTCTTAGGAATGTCATCCAGAGGTCTTTCAGTGTGCTAAAAACTCGATTTCCCATCCTCAAACTTGCCCCTCAATATGGATTTCATATCCAAAGGGATATAGTAATTGCTGCATGTGTTTTACATAATTACATCCGACGTGAGGAAAGAAATGATTGGTTGTTTGCTAGTGTTGATGGGGTTGCAGTGGAAGAACTGCCTGATTTTGATGATCAAACTGAAATGCAGCTGGCATCTTCCATTCAGGAGCAAATTGCTTTCTCATTGCGAGAATCAATCGCAGCAGCAATGTGGAATGACTTCATTAACAAATGGGATCAGTGGTGATTGGTATCATTAATCTTCGAAGGTGGTAAGATATTCTTATGATAGTACCTGTGTTTATTATTCTTGCGGGAGAGTTTAATTAATTCAACCATACAGGACcgtagtgtttttttttttgttttttttgttttgttttgttttttttttttgtttcaactCCACATAACAAAGGAAACATTGATTTTTATATTCTCCATTTGGTTGTTGCTATTGCTGCTGCTTCTTGTGGAGGCGATCCATCCGGACTAGTCAGTAGTACGATGATAGGGTAGCTGCTTTAGTAATGACTTACATGCTGTAATGATATTTAGCTCTGTTATGCTTAATCctctttattttcattgttatGCAACAACCATCTCATGATACACTTGACATCATCTTGAGATTACATTGTTTAAATCATCATACAGCATAAACAATGCAGCAAATTTATCCAAAAACCATGACTCAAACCGTTAACCATGTCGTTATATTTTATATCCAAACAGAGAGTAACTGCAGCATTTGGGTGCTTTGCAATGTTATCCAATCTATCTATTAATTATTCCCCCCCGgagaaaattttgattaatgcTTACTAAAATATCTTGTGGGGGCAACAATCAGATAGCAGCACAGATTCCCTTTTATGGACTTACCACCATTattgaaaaaagaaacaaaacaaaaatcaaaattcaaatctaaAAGAAAGATTAGAAATTTTGATTCACCATCCATGGATAGCTATGCTTAGCCATAATAATATATACATACGTAACAAGTTTGAGCTAAATGCCTCTTTCTATATCAAGATCAAAGCCTCAGCTAAAGCCAAAATGAGGATGGAGAAAGAAACGAATGACAAAATAAACAAAGCTTCCATTTATATATCTTAAAGGACTTTCCACTTCTTTTCATTAGTGGAAACTGGGTTTCAGTAGCCAGAAAATCCTCTTTAGTTTTCTCTGTTCAGAACTTATTGAACTCTTTTCTAAATAGTATGTCACCTAAGATGTCACGTTCCGTCTTATCCCACCACTTATCAATCTACTTCTGTAGATCTTATTTGAGGTAACTGCATGCTTACTATGTCTTCCCTTGGCAGATTATGCATCAGTGTATCAGCCGACTCATTAGCCATCTGTCGACTTTCCGGTGTTGTTAGTGCCAAAAGATGTGTAGCTTCCTTGTTTTTACGAAACACCAAGTATGCAATTGCAGCTAAATACAATGCCATGGCTGAAAATCCAAATATTCCAAGAAAAACAACTTCTACCACTTTTAAATGGCCATGAAGAAGAATATTGATGAAGCCAGTTGCAAGGTAGTATATATTTATCGCCATGATCAAGGAACCAATAATCCAAGTGAGAGCTGAAATCTGCAAAAGAAGATAATATGATAAACCAGAGAGGAAAGAAAAGTAAAGAAGCATTAATAACAGCTGAAAGATAATGAATTAGTGTTGCATTAATAATCTCCAGCAAAAAAAAGGACAGCAATCTGTCCGATTTTGATCATTGAAGCTCTGTAAAAAAAACTTTACCCCGCATCATTCATTTTGCAAGAAAGGAATTCAAATGCTTCATACAAAATCATGTTAGATTTCTACttctttaaagaaaaaaaatttttggaAGTTAAAAGAAATTGAACATTTTCATTCCAAACAAAAGAATTGTTAGAAAAAGAAATCGATAGAATTGAATTTTTGCGAAATTTTTTGATTCCAAATTGAGGATATATGATGTCACTGTTGAAAAATATTGAACTAACAAAGTCCATTTCAATAATGTCCTTTACAGGGTTTCTCAGAGAATCGAAGGATTCTCCAGGTAGTCAAGCAATCAATATTGTAAATTAATTGTCAAATAAAATGTATAAACGAATAACTTAAGAAGAAACCTAAATTGTTATTACTATAAGTTACAAGTATTAGTGTTAGTATTGTTTTAGAAGTGCATTTTAGAATTCATATTCTATATTGATTAGGAAAACTTTCATAACttgtatataaattatattcattgtaaatgaaacaataattttttttcgatCAATTTGACATGGTATCTGAGTTACCTTGAAAGGAAATTTTTCCTCCTTCCTTTTGGAGACCTAGGGTTCCTTTTCAATCACTGTTATTTGAGTCACCCATGTAGAGTGATATTTGGATCTCACCGCCCACCTAGGAAGGACGTCGGGATCTGGCAACACTGCCTTGAAAGTTTGGCCGCCATCTGACCGGTGACTGTGCTTCACGCGCCCGATCTTTGTTCTACCATCAGATTCTTTCACCGGTGTGTGGAGGCGCGTCTAACGGTCGAAGCTGCTTCGAATGCTCTTGCCAGTGTCACCTCGAAGTCCTTTCTCTGTTTCTGTGGTCCATGTTATGT
Encoded proteins:
- the LOC110626288 gene encoding uncharacterized protein LOC110626288 — translated: MSIDPTAPMTYMDEDASSGSGDDGNMLDGQNKLQSGTPSNSGRRKRSRKATGDAIVDAMLEIAAASKMRAAAIMKNEDRFSISKCIKVLDEMQDTSTSMDNFDLELDEMELVAAAAGYYYYNSINRQPRCSSSPSGSGFMTEVLEGHDDLCREMFRMDKHVFHKLCNDLRQRGMLRDTAGVMIEEQLGIFLNIIGHNERNRVIQERFQHSGETISRHFNNVLKAIKSLSREFLQQPPLATPSEILCSSRFYPYFKDCIGVIDGMHIPAHVPAKDQSRFRNRKGVLSQNVLAACTFDLQFIFIYPGWEGSAADSRVLRAVLDDPDQNFPHIPEGKYYLVDTGYSNVEGFIAPYLGVRYHLHEFRGANQLPRNARELFNHRHSSLRNVIQRSFSVLKTRFPILKLAPQYGFHIQRDIVIAACVLHNYIRREERNDWLFASVDGVAVEELPDFDDQTEMQLASSIQEQIAFSLRESIAAAMWNDFINKWDQW